One segment of Leuconostoc lactis DNA contains the following:
- a CDS encoding diacylglycerol kinase family protein, with the protein MASRDNKQTKLIGEPASEKRQTTRNRNFLRAMRNSLNGIWLILVRERNMRIHILLAFLILVAGLHYGLYRSDWLWVTMAVFIVIFSEFLNTIIEAVVDLVVERKYHPLAKLAKDVAAGAVLVAVGVEIIILLLIFQPYVWRQFGIVTNFSDLLHNFK; encoded by the coding sequence ATGGCCTCAAGAGATAATAAACAGACAAAATTAATCGGTGAACCAGCATCAGAAAAGCGGCAAACAACGCGTAATCGCAATTTTTTGCGCGCAATGCGCAACTCACTTAATGGTATTTGGTTAATCTTGGTACGCGAACGCAACATGCGTATCCATATTTTGTTGGCTTTTCTGATTTTAGTCGCTGGTTTACATTATGGCTTGTATCGATCAGACTGGCTTTGGGTTACAATGGCCGTGTTTATTGTTATTTTCAGTGAATTTTTGAACACGATTATTGAAGCCGTTGTGGACTTAGTTGTGGAGAGAAAATATCATCCGTTGGCGAAACTCGCCAAGGATGTCGCTGCGGGGGCGGTATTAGTGGCCGTCGGCGTTGAAATTATTATTTTATTGCTGATTTTTCAGCCCTATGTTTGGCGTCAATTCGGCATTGTGACTAATTTTTCTGATTTGCTACATAATTTTAAATAA
- the thrB gene encoding homoserine kinase — MITIKVPATSANIGPGFDSLGIALQTYLTLEIHEETAKWVVEHTMGAAIPHDATHFIVATARQLAPDLTPHRLVVKSDIPLARGLGSSSSALLAGLAMANELANLQLTADDILTYATKLEGHPDNVAPALFGGGVAAYFDGQQVYHAPIHFPEDLQLVTYIPDTQLLTAAARAALPAQLDFKTSVAAGAIGNTLIAALNANDFETAKQLIEADKFHESARQHLVPHLAQIRTIAHDLGIVGTYLSGAGPTVITVAPAQAAQKLLTALKAAGLAGTCQQLQLDTTGLTIQKED; from the coding sequence ATGATTACAATTAAAGTACCAGCTACTAGCGCAAATATTGGCCCTGGTTTTGACTCACTAGGGATTGCCTTACAAACCTATTTAACCTTAGAAATTCACGAAGAAACCGCTAAATGGGTGGTAGAACACACAATGGGTGCTGCCATTCCCCATGATGCCACGCACTTCATTGTGGCAACTGCTCGCCAATTAGCCCCAGATCTGACACCCCATCGTTTGGTGGTCAAATCAGACATTCCATTAGCACGTGGCCTGGGCTCATCTTCATCGGCCTTACTGGCTGGTTTGGCGATGGCCAATGAATTGGCTAACTTACAGTTAACAGCTGATGATATCTTAACGTATGCGACGAAACTAGAGGGACATCCAGATAATGTCGCGCCAGCATTATTTGGCGGCGGGGTCGCTGCCTACTTTGACGGTCAACAAGTTTATCATGCCCCGATTCATTTCCCTGAGGATTTGCAATTGGTCACCTATATTCCTGACACGCAATTATTGACGGCCGCAGCGCGGGCTGCGTTGCCCGCCCAATTGGATTTTAAAACCAGTGTGGCAGCTGGTGCGATTGGTAATACCTTGATTGCGGCTCTCAATGCCAATGATTTTGAGACGGCTAAGCAGTTGATTGAAGCCGATAAATTCCACGAATCTGCACGTCAGCATTTGGTCCCGCATTTGGCACAAATTCGAACGATTGCCCATGATCTCGGAATTGTGGGCACTTACTTGTCCGGCGCAGGCCCAACAGTCATCACCGTAGCACCTGCCCAAGCCGCACAAAAATTACTAACAGCACTGAAAGCTGCCGGTTTAGCTGGTACTTGCCAACAATTGCAGTTGGATACCACTGGCCTCACTATTCAAAAGGAAGATTAA
- the era gene encoding GTPase Era, with protein MTETPFKSGFVAIIGRPNVGKSTLLNRIVGEKIAIMSDKAQTTRNKIQGIYTTDNAQVVFIDTPGVHKPQNSLGDFMVKSAFSALHEADAIWFVVDASMPRGRGDDFIISRLKEVKDTPIYLLINKVDLVTSDELLDVIQSYQEDAPTWAEVFPISATEGDNVPELLGNIVESLEEGPQYFDSDQLTDHPERFVIGELIREKVLQLTRQEIPHSVAVVIDKIARESEDKIHIQASIIVERPTQKNIIIGKQGAMIKEIGTRARKDIERLMGDKVFLETWVKVEPRWRDRPQALQTLGYRKEDY; from the coding sequence ATGACAGAAACACCATTTAAATCAGGATTTGTGGCCATTATTGGCCGACCAAATGTTGGTAAGTCAACATTGCTTAATCGCATCGTTGGTGAAAAGATCGCCATCATGTCAGATAAAGCACAAACAACACGGAATAAAATCCAAGGTATTTATACCACTGATAACGCACAAGTGGTCTTCATTGACACACCTGGTGTGCATAAGCCACAAAATTCATTGGGCGACTTCATGGTGAAGTCAGCCTTCTCAGCGTTGCATGAAGCGGATGCCATCTGGTTCGTGGTTGATGCCTCAATGCCACGTGGTCGCGGTGATGATTTTATTATTAGCCGACTCAAAGAAGTAAAAGACACACCAATCTATCTGTTGATTAATAAGGTTGATTTGGTCACGTCAGATGAGCTCCTTGATGTGATTCAGAGTTATCAAGAAGACGCCCCAACCTGGGCTGAAGTTTTCCCAATTTCTGCAACTGAAGGGGACAATGTGCCAGAATTATTGGGTAACATTGTTGAAAGTCTTGAAGAAGGCCCACAATACTTCGATTCTGACCAATTGACAGATCATCCGGAACGTTTCGTCATTGGCGAATTGATTCGTGAAAAAGTCTTACAATTGACACGTCAGGAGATTCCACATTCAGTGGCTGTTGTGATTGATAAGATCGCACGTGAAAGTGAAGATAAAATTCATATTCAAGCGTCAATTATTGTCGAACGCCCAACGCAAAAGAATATTATTATTGGTAAGCAAGGGGCGATGATTAAAGAAATCGGCACGCGCGCCCGTAAAGATATTGAACGTTTGATGGGCGACAAAGTTTTCTTGGAAACATGGGTTAAGGTTGAACCACGCTGGCGCGACCGACCACAAGCTTTGCAAACACTAGGTTACCGTAAAGAAGATTATTAA
- a CDS encoding aspartate kinase, which yields MKVSKFGGSSLADGRQLQRVFDIIQADNARKVVVVSAPGKRFKDDTKVTDLLLAYAEGTIADTDTTEIVQTIKARYHAIGDYFDLPAYELADIDEQIDHLAQKHYRSFDYLYAAFAAHGEFLNAQLVAKVFTHLGLPARFVDPKEIGLRVDDQARSATFNPKSYDTIAKLDLTTSERLIVPGFFGYTENGDMATFSRGGSDITGAIMARGLSADLYENFTDVSAIYAVNPNIIDQPAAIKQMTYDEMRELSYAGFAVFHDEAIIPAIQGGIRINIKNTNDPDAPGTFIVPPTEVQQTTPVTGIANSNRFAALYLHRYLLNKEVGFTLRILEILKRHNISYEHMPSGIDDLTIIFDKTLLSQAQIDHMLADIAAEIKPDTLKWLPSYGIIMIVGEGMRNRIGALTEIVAPLKDQGISLQMVNQGASEISIMLGIQPDLADQAVKAIYHNIFTA from the coding sequence ATGAAAGTTTCTAAATTTGGCGGCTCATCACTCGCTGACGGTCGCCAATTACAACGTGTTTTTGATATTATTCAAGCCGATAACGCCCGTAAAGTTGTGGTCGTTTCTGCTCCAGGTAAGCGTTTTAAAGACGATACCAAGGTAACTGATTTACTCCTTGCTTATGCCGAGGGGACAATTGCTGACACCGACACAACAGAGATTGTGCAAACTATCAAAGCGCGTTATCACGCCATCGGCGATTATTTTGATCTCCCTGCTTATGAATTAGCAGACATTGATGAACAAATTGATCATCTTGCCCAAAAACACTACCGCTCATTTGATTATCTTTACGCCGCTTTCGCCGCCCACGGTGAATTTCTCAACGCACAACTAGTCGCCAAAGTCTTCACCCACCTTGGCTTACCAGCCCGCTTTGTTGACCCTAAGGAAATTGGCCTCCGCGTTGATGATCAGGCACGCTCAGCCACTTTTAATCCAAAATCTTACGATACCATTGCGAAACTTGATTTGACCACCAGTGAACGTTTGATTGTGCCAGGCTTTTTTGGTTACACGGAAAATGGTGATATGGCAACATTTTCACGAGGTGGTTCTGACATCACTGGTGCCATTATGGCACGTGGTTTGAGTGCTGATTTGTATGAAAACTTTACGGATGTCAGCGCGATTTATGCCGTTAATCCCAACATCATTGACCAACCTGCAGCCATCAAACAAATGACTTATGACGAAATGCGTGAATTATCTTATGCGGGATTTGCTGTTTTTCATGATGAAGCCATTATTCCAGCCATTCAGGGTGGCATTCGTATTAACATTAAAAATACCAACGACCCTGACGCGCCTGGCACTTTTATTGTGCCACCAACTGAAGTGCAGCAAACAACACCGGTAACTGGTATTGCGAATTCTAATCGTTTTGCCGCCCTCTACCTCCACCGTTATTTGCTCAACAAAGAAGTTGGTTTCACACTACGTATTCTGGAAATTTTAAAGCGGCACAACATTTCATATGAACACATGCCTTCAGGAATTGATGATTTAACCATTATTTTTGATAAAACCCTCCTTTCTCAAGCCCAAATTGATCATATGTTGGCTGACATTGCCGCCGAAATTAAGCCGGACACGCTCAAATGGTTACCAAGTTATGGCATTATTATGATTGTGGGCGAAGGGATGCGTAACCGTATTGGTGCGTTAACTGAAATCGTGGCACCGCTTAAAGATCAAGGCATTAGCTTGCAGATGGTGAACCAAGGCGCCAGTGAAATCTCAATTATGTTAGGTATTCAACCTGATTTAGCCGATCAAGCAGTTAAAGCCATTTATCATAATATTTTCACAGCCTAA
- the ybeY gene encoding rRNA maturation RNase YbeY, translating into MDLAIIDQTQAGISQYHHDLVTSVINFAGQALALPDNTEMSITFVNNEDIQRYNREYRGVDKPTDVISFAIEEGDDVFEQFAEIDEIAKNIGDIIVSVDVIATQAEYLGHSYERELGFLVVHGFLHLNGYDHMLGDAEEKEMFDLQRKILDDYGLKR; encoded by the coding sequence ATGGATTTAGCGATCATTGATCAAACACAGGCTGGCATCAGTCAGTATCACCACGACCTTGTGACGTCGGTGATCAATTTTGCTGGACAAGCATTGGCTTTACCAGATAATACAGAAATGTCGATTACGTTCGTCAACAACGAGGATATTCAACGCTATAACCGTGAATATCGTGGCGTGGACAAACCAACTGATGTGATTAGTTTTGCAATCGAAGAGGGCGATGATGTGTTTGAACAATTCGCTGAGATTGATGAAATTGCTAAAAACATTGGTGATATCATTGTCTCTGTGGATGTCATCGCCACGCAAGCAGAATATCTAGGCCACAGCTATGAACGTGAGCTCGGATTCTTGGTTGTGCATGGCTTTTTGCATCTAAATGGTTATGACCATATGTTAGGTGATGCAGAAGAAAAGGAAATGTTTGATTTGCAGCGGAAGATTTTGGATGATTATGGCCTCAAGAGATAA
- the recO gene encoding DNA repair protein RecO, which produces MAVINGIVLYTRQYKDHDLLVRMLTENDGLRTFLARGAKKPKSALSAAVQPFTILSFEGALPKRHTGLGYINDAQQANLYPRLIDDVEANAYAALIASLIDQSFEEGEPLTRWYHQFELALQKLEAGLDPQVIANIFEIQLLVPLGVAPNWRADPISGQVTGRFDYSEKYNGILAEEHYDLDEHRLMLDQKTIFYLRQFSVIDLRQINQINLSPVTKRGLQRVIDHIYDKQVGLKPRAKTFIEQMHAWQNTLVNFRKNKEGAS; this is translated from the coding sequence ATGGCAGTAATTAATGGCATTGTGCTATATACCAGACAATATAAAGACCATGATTTATTAGTTCGTATGCTCACCGAAAACGATGGGTTGCGAACTTTTTTGGCACGTGGTGCTAAAAAGCCAAAGTCGGCGTTGAGTGCAGCCGTGCAGCCGTTCACGATTTTATCGTTTGAAGGGGCATTGCCAAAGCGCCACACCGGACTTGGCTACATCAACGATGCGCAGCAAGCTAACTTGTATCCACGATTGATTGATGACGTTGAAGCCAATGCTTATGCGGCTTTAATTGCCAGTCTGATTGATCAGAGTTTTGAAGAGGGTGAACCGCTGACGCGTTGGTATCATCAGTTTGAACTGGCTTTACAGAAATTAGAAGCGGGCCTTGATCCGCAAGTGATTGCCAATATCTTTGAAATTCAGTTGCTCGTGCCACTTGGGGTCGCGCCTAATTGGCGCGCAGATCCAATCAGTGGCCAAGTGACCGGGCGTTTTGATTATTCGGAAAAATATAATGGCATTTTAGCTGAAGAACATTATGATTTAGACGAACATCGATTGATGTTAGATCAGAAAACCATTTTTTATTTGCGGCAATTTAGTGTCATTGATTTGCGGCAAATCAATCAAATCAATTTGTCGCCCGTTACAAAACGCGGGCTTCAGCGGGTGATTGATCATATTTATGATAAGCAAGTGGGATTAAAACCGCGTGCTAAAACGTTTATCGAGCAAATGCATGCTTGGCAAAATACATTGGTTAATTTCAGAAAGAATAAGGAAGGTGCATCATGA
- a CDS encoding M1 family metallopeptidase, whose protein sequence is MTKPLQHFLTTFIPEHYDVYLDIDRQKQHISGQTTIFGQALTNQILLHQRGLKIKTVTVNDQAMAFNTQDEQEALIIPNVPLGDIQIVVTYETVLTATLMGIYPADYEVNGVKKQIVLTQFESSGAREAFPGIDEPAAKATFDLAIKYDEQPHETILANMPETHVTDGVHYFATTKRMSTYLVAFAFGALISQTTTTASGVKIQVFASDAYTPSALRFALDIAKRSIEFYEDYFDTTYPLPESKQLAVPDLSFGAMENWGLVTYRESALILDPDNASLAQKHRVATIIAHELAHQWFGDLVTMTWWDDLWLNESFANMMEYVAVDALMPEWHIWESFQMNDVSLALNRDAIDGVQPVHVAINHPDEVNTLFDSAIVYAKGARMLVMTRAMIGETAFRAGLKQYFDQYQYGNATGDDLWRALSQASEKDVSGVMATYLSQPGYPMIIVSINDDGQLVVKQSQFFIGQHTTTGQLWQVPLTNNFSEDTLMLTTPEMVVGDYATLRVQAGGPLQFNLHNQVHAVMHYDDRLLADLMAHRDQLDAVTQLQLLTDLRLLAKAQVISYAQLVPMLGILAQSDTILVQQAVHQIIADLKRLVADDPASTAQLKQFVGELVQSHLQRLGWDEKPTDSNDDVRVRPLILDAALYAQLPEAMAMATQQFTQYRDNLTQMPAYMRRAVLTYQLTTQPTGALFEQLFTAYQQTTDTGFKNDLMAVLPASTDATALKKLIASLNQPAIIKPQDFAIWYGGLLHNPLAQQQVWDWVRQHWSWLDHKLNGSMNYTNLVRVPANYFQTAQRLTEFNAFFMPKLQQLNLTREIKMGQLVIANQMALVDNQRAPLSQALTTYLADKV, encoded by the coding sequence ATGACGAAACCATTGCAACATTTTCTGACAACATTCATACCGGAACATTATGATGTTTATCTGGATATTGATCGACAAAAACAGCACATTAGCGGCCAAACCACCATTTTTGGTCAGGCATTAACGAATCAAATTTTGTTACATCAACGTGGTCTCAAAATCAAAACGGTTACCGTCAATGATCAAGCGATGGCTTTTAACACCCAAGATGAGCAGGAGGCGTTAATCATTCCTAACGTCCCTTTGGGTGATATTCAAATTGTTGTCACTTATGAGACAGTCTTAACCGCGACGTTGATGGGGATCTATCCGGCAGATTATGAGGTCAATGGTGTTAAAAAACAAATTGTGTTAACACAGTTTGAATCCAGTGGTGCACGTGAGGCCTTTCCAGGGATTGATGAACCAGCGGCTAAAGCGACTTTTGATCTGGCGATCAAGTATGACGAGCAACCGCATGAAACCATTTTGGCGAATATGCCAGAAACGCATGTTACCGACGGGGTACACTATTTTGCCACGACCAAACGAATGTCGACCTATCTGGTAGCCTTTGCTTTCGGGGCGTTAATTAGTCAAACAACGACTACGGCGTCTGGAGTAAAAATTCAAGTTTTTGCTTCGGATGCTTATACACCTTCGGCGCTCCGTTTTGCGCTGGATATTGCCAAGCGCAGTATTGAATTTTATGAAGATTACTTTGATACCACTTATCCATTGCCAGAATCCAAGCAACTTGCCGTGCCAGATTTGTCATTTGGTGCCATGGAAAACTGGGGCTTGGTCACATATCGTGAATCAGCGCTGATTTTAGACCCTGACAATGCGTCTTTGGCGCAGAAACATCGGGTTGCGACCATCATTGCGCACGAATTGGCGCATCAATGGTTTGGTGATTTAGTCACGATGACATGGTGGGATGATTTGTGGTTAAATGAAAGTTTTGCCAATATGATGGAATATGTTGCTGTTGATGCTTTAATGCCAGAATGGCACATTTGGGAATCATTCCAAATGAATGACGTCTCATTAGCTTTAAATCGTGATGCAATTGACGGCGTACAACCGGTGCATGTGGCCATTAACCATCCCGATGAAGTGAACACTTTATTTGATAGTGCGATTGTGTATGCTAAAGGGGCGCGGATGTTAGTGATGACACGGGCCATGATTGGTGAAACAGCATTCCGAGCGGGTCTGAAGCAGTACTTTGATCAATACCAATATGGCAATGCGACTGGTGACGATTTATGGCGTGCTTTGTCGCAAGCGTCTGAAAAAGATGTGTCGGGTGTGATGGCGACTTATTTGTCACAACCAGGCTATCCTATGATCATAGTGTCTATCAATGACGATGGGCAACTTGTGGTCAAGCAAAGTCAGTTTTTCATCGGTCAGCATACGACAACAGGGCAATTATGGCAGGTGCCATTGACCAATAATTTTTCAGAGGACACCCTGATGTTGACGACGCCTGAAATGGTTGTGGGCGACTATGCCACATTGCGTGTGCAAGCTGGGGGACCGTTGCAGTTTAATTTGCACAATCAAGTACATGCAGTGATGCACTATGATGACCGATTATTGGCTGATTTAATGGCGCATCGTGACCAGCTGGATGCGGTGACACAATTACAACTGTTGACGGATCTCAGATTACTTGCTAAAGCGCAAGTGATATCGTATGCGCAATTGGTGCCAATGCTTGGAATATTGGCACAAAGTGATACTATTTTAGTGCAACAAGCTGTACATCAAATCATTGCGGACTTAAAGCGTCTGGTAGCAGATGATCCTGCAAGCACAGCGCAGCTCAAGCAGTTTGTCGGAGAGTTGGTTCAATCGCATTTACAACGCTTGGGTTGGGATGAGAAACCAACAGACTCAAATGATGATGTCAGAGTGCGGCCGTTAATATTGGATGCCGCCTTATACGCACAGTTGCCGGAAGCTATGGCGATGGCGACGCAACAATTCACCCAATATCGCGACAATCTCACGCAAATGCCAGCTTATATGCGGCGTGCGGTGTTGACATATCAGTTAACGACCCAGCCAACGGGTGCGTTGTTTGAACAGCTATTTACAGCTTATCAACAAACAACGGATACTGGGTTTAAAAATGATTTAATGGCTGTTTTGCCAGCAAGTACAGACGCTACCGCGCTTAAAAAGCTGATTGCGAGCTTGAATCAACCAGCCATTATCAAGCCGCAAGATTTTGCCATTTGGTATGGTGGCCTCTTGCATAATCCGTTGGCACAACAACAGGTATGGGATTGGGTGCGCCAACATTGGTCATGGCTGGACCATAAATTGAATGGTAGTATGAACTATACCAATTTGGTAAGAGTCCCAGCTAACTATTTCCAAACGGCGCAACGGCTCACGGAGTTTAACGCCTTCTTCATGCCAAAATTACAGCAACTTAATTTGACCCGAGAAATCAAAATGGGACAGCTTGTCATTGCGAACCAAATGGCGTTGGTTGATAACCAACGTGCACCGTTAAGCCAAGCATTAACGACTTATCTTGCGGATAAGGTTTAA
- a CDS encoding asparaginase: MTVKKILVLHTGGTISMHEGENGGVETGVENPLTGVKLTLPDVELTVENIFNLPSEHIGPVHMLQLQQRILAAKQAFDGVVITHGTDTLEETSFFLDSTLAVDFPIVMTGAMRSSNELGSDGLYNYHSALRVAAHDASRHRGVLVVMNDEIHAARFVTKTHTTNVATFGSPISGTMGLLTKHQIIYFYDLPQRHVLPINSVKQNIPVLKAYAGMDGQLLELLAAAKIDGIIIEALGAGNLSKEAANGVLYLLSRNIPVVIVSRSFNGVAEPVYDYLGGGVQLEKAGAIFATSINGQKARLKLLIGLDNHLDDVALKNYLHQF; encoded by the coding sequence ATGACCGTTAAAAAAATATTAGTCCTCCATACTGGTGGGACCATTTCAATGCACGAAGGCGAAAATGGTGGTGTTGAAACAGGCGTTGAAAATCCCTTAACGGGCGTTAAATTGACCTTACCAGATGTTGAACTGACGGTTGAAAATATTTTCAATTTGCCCAGTGAGCATATTGGTCCCGTGCATATGTTGCAATTACAACAGCGCATTTTAGCGGCAAAGCAAGCCTTTGATGGGGTTGTGATTACACATGGGACAGATACGTTAGAAGAAACATCATTCTTTTTGGATAGTACGTTAGCGGTTGATTTTCCGATCGTGATGACTGGGGCAATGCGCTCGTCTAATGAACTTGGGTCAGATGGGTTATATAACTACCATTCTGCATTGCGGGTTGCGGCACATGATGCTTCACGACACCGTGGTGTATTGGTTGTGATGAACGATGAAATTCATGCCGCGCGTTTTGTGACTAAAACGCATACGACCAATGTGGCCACATTCGGCTCACCAATTAGTGGCACGATGGGGCTATTGACGAAACATCAAATTATTTATTTTTATGATTTGCCACAACGCCATGTGTTACCAATCAACAGCGTTAAGCAAAATATTCCGGTACTAAAGGCGTATGCCGGCATGGACGGTCAACTATTAGAATTGTTAGCGGCCGCTAAAATTGATGGGATCATTATTGAAGCCTTGGGAGCCGGGAATTTATCAAAAGAAGCGGCTAATGGGGTGCTTTATCTCTTATCACGCAACATCCCAGTGGTGATTGTGTCACGGAGTTTCAATGGTGTGGCTGAACCAGTCTACGACTATTTGGGTGGTGGTGTCCAACTTGAAAAAGCTGGAGCCATCTTTGCCACAAGTATTAACGGTCAAAAAGCACGTCTCAAGCTGTTGATTGGCTTAGATAATCACTTGGATGATGTGGCTTTGAAAAACTATTTGCACCAATTTTAA
- a CDS encoding homoserine dehydrogenase, with protein sequence MEIGIGLFGLGTVGSGVVKILQENAEQITKRTGARLVVKQAVVRNLAKQRTGFHQNFPITDDPNDILANPAIQIVVEVMGSIDQAYTIIKQALTAKKHVVTANKDLIASRGQELVAIAEANGVDLFFEAAVAGGIPILRTLSTSFTADEISRVAGIINGTSNFILTQMATNQLSYHAALKLAQEKGFAESDPTNDVDGFDAAYKLIILANFAFGVQPVMSDLTIQGITGITDADIADANSFGYALKLLGVAQRVGETKDAISIEVSPQLVPFTHPLATVNNENNAVLVNGESVGEVMLYGPGAGEMPTANSVLSDLTNVATDLALNTPGRPFNSFNQNIDLAKPSQRIARRFIVIEVDDTPGAMYSVTGMFAAAKISFTDLKQTPAANGTARLVALTHPASDAQINLIRTTIRNADGINLAAEYKLFS encoded by the coding sequence ATGGAAATTGGAATTGGCCTCTTTGGCTTAGGCACAGTCGGCAGTGGCGTGGTGAAAATCCTCCAAGAAAATGCCGAACAAATTACAAAACGTACCGGTGCTCGCCTTGTCGTGAAGCAAGCTGTCGTGCGTAATTTAGCAAAGCAACGGACTGGTTTTCACCAGAATTTTCCAATCACCGATGACCCCAATGACATTTTGGCAAATCCAGCAATTCAAATTGTCGTGGAGGTCATGGGTTCAATTGATCAAGCCTACACGATTATCAAACAAGCCCTGACTGCAAAAAAGCATGTGGTTACAGCCAACAAAGACTTGATTGCCAGTCGCGGTCAAGAACTCGTCGCCATTGCGGAAGCAAATGGCGTTGATTTGTTTTTTGAAGCGGCAGTTGCCGGCGGTATTCCAATCCTCCGTACCCTGTCAACGAGTTTTACGGCGGATGAAATTTCGCGTGTTGCCGGTATTATTAATGGCACCAGTAACTTCATCTTAACGCAGATGGCAACCAATCAATTATCTTATCACGCAGCTTTGAAGTTAGCCCAGGAAAAAGGTTTTGCGGAATCTGATCCAACCAATGACGTCGATGGTTTTGATGCCGCCTACAAACTCATCATTTTGGCTAATTTTGCGTTCGGTGTCCAACCCGTGATGTCTGATTTAACCATTCAGGGCATTACGGGTATAACTGATGCTGATATTGCGGATGCCAATAGTTTTGGCTATGCCCTTAAATTACTAGGGGTTGCGCAACGCGTCGGGGAAACAAAAGATGCCATTAGTATCGAAGTGTCGCCACAATTAGTCCCTTTCACCCATCCGCTAGCCACTGTCAACAATGAAAATAACGCAGTCTTAGTCAATGGCGAGTCTGTTGGCGAAGTCATGCTTTATGGTCCAGGTGCCGGGGAAATGCCAACCGCTAATTCGGTGTTAAGTGACTTAACCAATGTGGCAACCGACCTCGCCTTAAACACGCCTGGTCGTCCCTTTAACTCCTTTAACCAAAACATTGATTTGGCCAAGCCATCACAGCGTATTGCACGCCGGTTCATTGTGATTGAAGTGGATGATACACCAGGTGCGATGTATTCAGTAACCGGCATGTTTGCTGCGGCTAAAATTAGCTTTACAGATCTCAAACAAACCCCTGCTGCTAACGGTACCGCGCGCTTAGTCGCCTTAACCCACCCTGCTAGTGATGCTCAAATCAACCTCATTCGAACGACCATTCGCAATGCCGATGGTATCAATCTCGCTGCGGAGTATAAGTTATTCTCATGA